One window from the genome of Streptococcus parasanguinis encodes:
- a CDS encoding phosphodiester glycosidase family protein — protein sequence MKFFKKSYTYAACFGLLLTSSFSYSMLKTFVLSDAIQTVKATTTDTKAAKKAAASATTTDTSYSDDNIQVSLTEKTVENTQVYIADITVSSSDYLKTAFAQNTYGTNVTAKTSVTAANNSVILAVNGDYYGANSTGYVIRNGVVFRDTVREDSSNGDLAIYKDGSFKIIYEDEISADQLVKDGVVNLLAFGPSLVENGEITVDTNSEVGQSMASNPRTAIGIIDENHYIIVVSDGRTSESEGLSLYQLAEVMKSYGVKTAYNLDGGGSSTLYFNGQVINKPTTNGTISERAVSDIVYIGY from the coding sequence ATGAAATTCTTTAAAAAATCCTACACCTATGCTGCCTGCTTTGGCCTTCTTTTGACCAGCAGTTTTAGCTACTCTATGCTCAAGACCTTTGTCTTATCCGATGCCATCCAAACCGTAAAAGCTACGACTACGGACACCAAGGCAGCCAAAAAAGCAGCTGCATCGGCTACAACGACTGATACTAGCTATTCAGATGACAATATCCAGGTAAGCCTAACAGAAAAAACGGTTGAAAATACCCAGGTTTACATTGCAGATATCACAGTCAGCTCATCTGACTACCTCAAAACAGCCTTTGCACAAAATACTTACGGAACCAACGTGACGGCTAAGACCTCTGTCACAGCTGCCAACAACAGTGTCATTCTAGCAGTGAATGGTGACTATTACGGGGCTAACAGTACAGGATACGTCATCCGAAATGGAGTGGTCTTCCGTGATACCGTTCGGGAAGATTCAAGCAATGGTGACCTAGCCATTTACAAGGATGGATCCTTCAAAATTATCTATGAAGATGAGATCTCAGCGGATCAATTGGTCAAAGACGGGGTCGTCAATCTCCTCGCTTTCGGTCCTTCCTTAGTTGAAAATGGAGAAATTACCGTCGATACCAACTCAGAGGTCGGGCAATCTATGGCGTCTAATCCACGGACAGCGATTGGAATCATCGATGAAAATCACTACATTATCGTCGTGTCAGATGGACGGACTTCAGAAAGTGAAGGGCTATCTCTCTACCAATTAGCCGAAGTTATGAAGTCTTATGGCGTTAAAACAGCTTACAACCTGGATGGGGGTGGATCTTCTACACTTTACTTCAATGGCCAAGTTATTAACAAACCAACAACAAATGGTACTATCTCAGAAAGGGCGGTGAGTGACATTGTCTACATCGGTTACTAA
- a CDS encoding bifunctional glycosyltransferase family 2/GtrA family protein encodes MNYLIIPAYQPDLNLVKLVRLVHAKSDLHIIVIDDGSDADKKVIFDKLEGLATVLTHEHNQGKGQALKTAYAYILERGTYGSIVTADADGQHKIWDIFRVVNQSQEHPGTLILGARAFSGKVPLRSAFGNKLTRFLFKQQTGVAVSDTQTGLRAFTTNLLPFMLEVDGQRYEYEMNVLLAASKSFPIVEVPIETVYINDNEGSHFRPIRDGLMIYKDMFKFALSSLSSFIVDYLVYAFFLFVMMAVPISLRILLANGIARVTSSIFNYSTNKHLVFKNKDSVAKTGSGYFGLALGLFILDTLLIRLFYTAFGLNLLISKIVVGFLLFLVSWVIQKKVIFKERTAPHHEIL; translated from the coding sequence ATGAATTATCTTATCATCCCCGCCTATCAACCGGATCTGAATCTTGTCAAACTGGTTCGCTTGGTTCACGCTAAGAGCGATCTCCACATCATCGTCATCGACGATGGGAGTGACGCTGACAAGAAAGTGATCTTTGACAAATTAGAGGGTCTTGCGACAGTTCTGACTCATGAGCACAACCAAGGAAAAGGACAAGCACTCAAGACTGCTTATGCCTACATCCTAGAAAGAGGCACCTATGGAAGCATTGTTACAGCTGATGCAGACGGTCAGCACAAAATTTGGGATATTTTCAGGGTTGTTAACCAATCTCAAGAGCATCCTGGAACACTTATTCTAGGAGCCCGCGCCTTCTCTGGAAAAGTTCCTTTGCGTTCTGCTTTCGGAAATAAATTGACTCGTTTCTTGTTTAAGCAACAAACAGGGGTGGCGGTCAGCGATACCCAAACGGGCTTACGGGCTTTCACTACGAATCTCTTGCCTTTCATGCTTGAGGTTGACGGTCAGCGTTATGAATATGAAATGAATGTTCTCCTCGCAGCAAGCAAGTCCTTCCCCATCGTGGAAGTTCCCATCGAGACGGTCTACATCAATGACAACGAAGGCTCCCACTTCCGACCTATTCGAGATGGCCTCATGATCTACAAGGACATGTTCAAGTTTGCCCTCTCCTCTCTGAGTAGTTTTATCGTTGACTATCTGGTCTACGCCTTCTTCCTTTTCGTGATGATGGCCGTGCCCATTAGTCTACGTATTCTCCTAGCGAATGGGATCGCTCGTGTGACGAGTTCCATCTTTAACTACTCAACCAATAAGCACCTGGTCTTTAAGAATAAAGACAGTGTCGCTAAAACTGGAAGTGGCTACTTTGGTCTAGCTCTTGGCCTCTTTATTCTCGATACGCTCTTGATTCGACTCTTCTATACTGCTTTCGGGCTCAATCTCCTGATCAGTAAGATTGTCGTCGGCTTCCTCCTCTTTCTGGTCTCATGGGTGATCCAGAAAAAAGTGATCTTCAAAGAAAGGACTGCTCCCCACCATGAAATTCTTTAA